From the genome of Henckelia pumila isolate YLH828 unplaced genomic scaffold, ASM3356847v2 CTG_477:::fragment_2:::debris, whole genome shotgun sequence:
ATATTGCTACACAGAATGCAATAGCTGAACAGGGCAAGTCAAATCTCTACCATATAACTATACATATTTCACCATTGTCTCACTTTGCCACACGATCAtagatcttatgatatattattttagattaAATTGGTGTGAATTTACAGGGTGACTCTAGAAAAGTTAGCAGAATTTGGGCATAAACAGCAAGAGGAACTACTGGTAAAGCAAAACGAACTATATGAATCTCATGACCATCTAATTGAGAATTCAAAACTTATATTAGCAGCTCAGGTTAGCTATTCTTTCTTCAAATGCTCAACAAAGTAGTTAATCGTTGAATCTGGCTTAAAAAAATAACCATGATTGTTTCCTTATTGTAGAAAGCTTTCGAGTCCAAGCAGGCAAGCATGTTCGTTGCTATAGACAAGCTGTTTGCATTGCAGAGTGCAATGTTGTTTGAATCTCGAGTGATCATAGCCTTCCTGGTTTACTCAGTTGCAATCTTCATCATCTATATGTTAACTAGCGTCAAGCATGCTTACAATGTCAGACACAGGCTGTACTTGGGTAAATAAAGACATGAAAGCTTTAATGATTTAGAAATTCTTGTCACTAACTCTTGGTCCCAAACTTCATTTTCAGGGCTGTGTTTCACGTTCTCGGTAGAAGTAAGTATACTTTGGTACATGACAGCCAACGTCGAACATCAAGGAAAAATGATATATACAGTTAGGTCACTATTCGGGATTCTTGCATCAGTTCAGTATCTGTACGCCATTTTTACATACAGGTAAAAAAAGCTCTACTCTTCTATAGCATGGTAAAATTTTGCAGAGTTACGCAGAAACTTACAAAATTTATGCACACATGCAGAGATTATGAAGTGCTGAACCATAAAATGCTGTTGATGCTAATGGATAAGGTAAACAGCATGCAAGGGAAAAAGGAGATGCTATCATTTGATATGGATATTGACAGTGAGGTAAATTGGTCATCATGGGTTGATACAGATTTACCTGAAGATGTAGATATGTTAGAGGACCCCGATTATGCATACCCCGAGGAGATTGGAGATAGTTCTTCTTTGACTTGTTCAAGTACAAGGAGATATTATAACCTCAGGCAGCGTCGTTAAGGTTTGTAAACTTGAAAAGCTAAATGCTGTTAAGAGGTAGAATTGACCATTatatatttgtgaaattttgattGATTCCTACAAGGTTCTGTATAAGTAACTCTTGAATGTTGATTTATAATGCGGAGCTATATTTCTAGAATATTTTCCACAGCACTTGCAATATTACAAGATAATTTTTGAGAATTCAGACTTTTGTCACCAATAGTCATTGCAAGAGCATTTTCCTTCATTAAAATGATGGAAGCGATTTGTGTCTCTTAATATAATTCTCCTCCGACTTACTTCTGATGCATACTTCATCCAAGTATGGCAATCTGTACAAACACGAAGATTCTTCGTGATTCTGATAGGTAATCCAGAGCCACCGTGAATTAATGCATATATTGTGGCAAGTTTTTCACTGTGACCACACACCCACTCTACCTTCATTTCCTCGTTTATGTCATGAAGAACGACTCCTGTATCAGGCACATACCCTCTTCTCTCCATTTCTTTTGTCAATTCATAAAATACGATTCTATACTCATCTGTATTTCGAAACCCAAGACCTCCACCGGCCACAAAACTGTGTACTTTGTCTCTAATATGTACCCAACTGCAGCCGGCTTCTTTCTTGATATCACTCTTCTCCATTAGTTCCCTCACCATTTCAACTTTGTCCCACATCCTAGCATTTGCATATATGTTCGATAACATAACATAGTTTCCTGCATTGTTCCGTTCAATCTTAAACAGAACTTTTGCTATGACTTCGGCAAGCGGAACATTACCGTACAACCTACAAGAATTGAGCAATGATCCCCAGATGCTGCCGCTCGGGTTCATTGGCATTTTCTTAACCACATCTAATGCCTCTTCTATTTTCCCGGCTCTGCCTAGCATGTCCACCAAACAGGCATAGTGCTCCAAATTAGGAACTATTCCGAACTCGGAACTCATTCTATCAAAGAGGATTCGACCTTCTTCTACCATCCCGGAATGACTGCAACCAGATAACAATGAGATGAATGTCACCTGATCCACGCCATATCTAGCTTCTGCCATTTCTTTGAAAACTGAAATGGCTTCCTGAATCCAACCATTGATTGCATAACCGTTGATCAGAGTATTCCAGGACGTCAAATCTTTGGATGTCATTCTATCAAAAACCTTCCTACAATTCTCCATGGCTCCACATTTTGCGTACAAATCCAAAAGCGCATTCACCACAAGAACGTCCGGGCATTCTTCTGATTTCAAAATTTGAGCATGAACTTCTTTACCAATAGAAAGTGAGGTCAGCCGAGCACAAGCCGCTAGAATTGTAGTCAAACTAACCCAACTAAAGCCAACGCCTTCCTTCTGCATTCTTCGAAAAGTTTCAAAACCTTCAAACACCTGATGTTTCCTAACGAACCCGTCGATCAACGCATTCCAAGTTGCAACATTTCGGTCAGGCATTTCATCAAACAACCTTGAGACCTCCTCAAAAGTCCCGCATTCCAAATAAAACCTCAAAAGTGAGTTGTTGACCACTTGATCGGGCTCTCCAATGGCCTTTAGAACCTGAGCATGCACTGATTTACCCAAGCCTGAGTCTAACAAACCCGAACAAGCCTTCAACGCAACCGAAAATGCAAAGTTCCCTGGCTCGATTCCCATAGACAACATTTCACAATAAACAAGTAAAACATCATTAAAGTTCCCATTTTTCGAGAACCCAATAGCCATAGCCACGTAAACCGACTCGCCAACACAACCCATCTCCTCAATTCCCTGTCTAAACGCCCGAAACGCCTCATCCAACCGACCGCAAGCTGAGAAAAGAGTGATGAACTTAGAATTTAAGGTGGGATTCTTGAGAAGATCCTTGCGATCATTGGATTCCAGAAGATGAAGGTAGAGTCTCTGGCCATGGAGTAAAGATTTTCTGGAAATGCAGGCGTGTAAGAGAGAAGTGTAGGACTCGATCGTTGGTTGCCGGGCTTCCAGCAATAGATGAATTGCTTCATCGAGTTTTCCAGATTTGGAGAGATGCTTGAGAGTTGAATTCAGTGGTTGAATTTGGTTGTGAAGTTTAGGAGGTGAAGTGACTGTCAAATTTGTGGAGAGGCATAGACTGCAAACAACCATTGTGTTTTTTAGGCAAACAATGCCTCTCACGCAAAATCTAAAATCTCGTCATAATTAATGTAACTTTTTTAAGAGGAAAAAACAAATTGAaatcaaatttattattattattttttgcatAATTTTATCTTGAACATTTGCAAATTTCATTAATAAAGAATAAAACGTCCAAAAATTTATATTCCAATAATTGCAAAATTCGTAAAATATGCTTTTAAAATTTGCTATTTTATAATGGGTTGGGTTTCGATTCATTTCCGAACCTTGATTATTTTGGTCCAATTCGAAAAGGGTCCATATCGCTCAAAATGGGCTTTTTTGGGTGAGTTTCGGCACTCCGGTCCAGGAAAAGGCCCATCATAGGTTGAGTATTGGTGGACCATGCATGGCCTATATATATTAGCACTAATTAAACTGGCCCTTTCTCACCTAACGTACATAAGCTTAATTAGGCAGCACTTCCTTCCTAGTACCTTAAACAATTTTCAACTTTTCCTtgacaaaattttgttaataaaaaatgTTTTCTAAAAGTTTTCACAAACACTAGAAGGCATTAAATTATAGCTAAACATgcctcaatatatatatatatatatgaggttTGATCTCCTGGTACCCATCGTGATCAGTCGGTCACTCACGGTGTGTGTCCAAAAGATCAAATCTATAGTCAGATGTGTGTGATAAATGAGGAGAtattgaaaaattcaaaatgatcaaaattatattatGAGACGTACATtaataagaataattttcattgAGACCTAGAGCTACAGCGTGGGAAAATGGGAGTCCCATTGACAGGCAACTGCAGCATGCAATTCAAATGCAACCAGAATTTGACGGAACCAATCAACCCCACTCTCCATCTCGTTTTCGTGCTCCCTTTCAGCTCAAAATTAGCAACAGTTCGCCTCAAAGACCAGTTCACAGCATCCGCTTCATCTGGATTCAAAGGGATCGGAGTCGACTGCGAAACATACCCGAACTCCGTCGTGCTATTCGGCCCCAAACCATACGTATCCGCCACCAAGTACGCTATACTCTGCCCCCGGAAACTCAACCCGAAACTCGTCCCGTAAAAGCTAACGCTGGCTTTCGCGTTATGGTTCTCGGACTTGATCATTATGGTCACCTGCACCGTCAGCACGTTGGCTTGGTCGAAGTAGAAGGTGTCGAGCCGCGCGCTGGTGACGCTTATTTGAGGGACCTTGGGCTTGATGACCAGGTAGCCGATGAATACGACTACTCCGGCGATGATCACGGCCACCGCGAGTATGGCGCAGATCACGGCGAGGCACCAGATCAAGGGGTTGGTGGTGTGTGGGGTGCTCCGGTGGAGGCGGCCCGGTTTCGGCATTGGTGAGGTGGGGGGGATGACATTAGGAAGGGAAAGTGCATGGGGGCGTTGGGGTGATTTTATGTGGGAATTTTAATTTGTGAGGGTTCTTAGGTGCAATGTGTGGGGAAGGGTTTGGTATATCTTCCTTTCCTATGTATAAAGCTATCTTCATTATTCTAATTAGTTTTCTACTTTATGCTCCATTAATCCCTTTAGTTTTACGACAAGATACACATTTTAATTagttttatgtatatatacattttcatgaatacatattttttttgtcatgtcatttgtatttttctttttcatggtTGGTATTTTTATCGGTCGATTTACTGTCTTAGTCCACTATCTTTGTAACATCACAATTTCACaatcgaaacgttactcaaacatacatacttaaatgtggtaaaaataaaaattttgcagAAGCATCATCTTTTTTATTAAAAGAAACATATAAAAATTGCACATAATAAAATAGTATCTAAAAATCTTTGCCAAACATGGCCAACAACTAAAGAAAATTAAACTTGTttgcctctcatcaaataaaaaaaataaaacaaatgtttttaaaacatcTCCCAAGCTAAGACGTTCACACTCATGTATTGTCTGTTGGACCGACCCCGGCCTCTTCTTCATGCCCGgtcacataatcatcaatataagcatccacatcatcgttacctgcatcattcaagtatagtgagtcgaaaaACTCAGCAAGAACAGGCAGAAAAAGGATTTtctactttaaaaaaaaatatttttataatcaccacaagacgcataattcatcaaaatattttccatgtatcatatcattcatcttatcaaatcatatcatatcattttcataaacctCGTAACATGCTCATAAAATTTCTCGTGATGCTACATGCTTAAATTtcttcaaaacatttcatgagaaattagctttcatgagaaaatcacataatcatgcaatacataacttgaccgatccacgtgaggcattccgtccgtttcggaccttgaaaactttaaaattcttcatggacattcttaaaaataattaaaataccaaaatcatgatttttaggactcaaaaactcataaaatgggGTGGAAAAATCGAGcctgaggcgcggccgcgccgtcACGGCGCTGCCACCGGCGCGGCCGCGCGCACAacaagcgcgggcgcgccgcccGCTCGCAAAAGTGCGGGCGCTTGGCGCGGGCACGCTGCTTCGCAGCGCGGGAGCGCCTCCTGGGCGCAGAAATGCGCgactcaggcgcgggcgcgccgtcgcgACTTCTTTTTCCgaaaactgatcttttctgctCTTTTTCAAAATCACACTGCTTAGGGACGATTTTTCATCAAAAATACAattcaacaacatcaaaatttcaaaataacttgtaccaatacatcaaacattcAAAGATTTTGAGTCAAAAACCTTCATAactacttttacccaaaaaACTGATATATTCCattcaaatctttcaaaactcaataaacatgAACCAAACACACcaggaatgcttcacgtatcacaatcaagcaacatactcataaaattttcaaaaaacatgcatagatcatcaatcaaacacctagggttttactttaaaaaaaatacatatattcttgaatgggtttaaaaacagtaaaaacttgcctgaatcgtctgattgggattaacctggACGGCGAAACGATCGAGGCTTGAGAAGTGGAAGAACCCTAGCCTGAAGATCTCAGTGTTcgagagagattttgagaaaaaaaaagtgaGCGTTCAAAATGAgtgttcagaaataaattttgaacgcttttcttttgtgactaatgggcttcaacacggcccattagttactCTTAAAATCCTTTAAAAACTTTTACTCTcccacttaaataaaaatacactgcatccttttaaacttaatttaaaatattctcTTTAACTCGTTTCAAGGCTAGACTCGTTCCTGCGACCCAAGATTAATTTCAacatgaaaactttaaaatcatacatatGGTTACAATTTCAGGCATTTAAATtaatcacataattaaacataacaattaaacaatctaaataacatgcattaaatcatataatttaatcaattaaccgtgattaagctagtggactttttggaccttacaactctaccctctttaaaagaatttcgtcctcgaaattcaactTACCAAACAGTTCAGGATAGCGTGCTTGCATATCCTGCTCGGTTTTCGAGGTAGCTTCCTCAACCAACTAGTTGCGCCATAAGACTTTCACCATTGGAATCTCTCTGTTTCTCAACCTACGAACTTGTCTGTCAAAGATTTGAACAGGCATCTCCTCGTAGGACAAGTCCGGCGTCCAATCCACTGGCTCATGGCGgataacatgagaaggatttgcCACATACTTCCTTAACATGGAGATATGGAAGACATTGTGAACACCCTCCAAGTTGGGTGGTAGTGCCACTCTGTAAGCTCGAGCCCCAACCTTTTTTAGGATCTCaaaaggtcctatatatcttggaCTCAATTTATCCTTTTTCCCGAATCTCATAATACCTTTCCATGGTGACACCTTTAAAAATACATGGTCACCTacttcaaactccaaatctctacGTCGCTGGTCGGCGTAACTTTTCTATCGACTTTGagctgtcaacattctgtcTCTGATCTTGGCTATCACATCTACTGTTTGGGTCACTACTTCCGGTCCCAAAACAGCTCtctctccaacttcatcccagtGTAGGGGAGTTCTACACCTtctcccatacaacgcctcataaggagccatgccaatagttgcttgataactattgttgtaagtaaactccactaaaggcaatttcgattcccaattacctccaaagtcgatcatacaagctctcaacatgtcttcgagtatttggatcactcgttctgattgaccatctgtctgagggtggAAAGCTGTACTGAAAGCTAGATTCGTTCCCAATCCTCTATGTAAACTTTCCCAAAAGTTTGAAGTGAATTTAGGGTCTCTGTCAAATACTATCCTCGCTggtactccatgcaatctgacaatttctcgaatgtacaactctgcatactgattcatcgagaagttatTCCTGACTGAAATAAAGTGAGCTGACTTAGTTAACCTGTCAACTATCACCCAAATCGAGTTCATCCTTCGTGTTGAAACTGGCAATCCTACCACGAAATCCATGGTGACATCTTCCCACTTCCATGTGGGTATTGACAATGGTTTCAGGAGTCCTGCCGATCTCTGATGCTTGATCTTCACCTGCTGGCAAGTCAAACATTCATTCACAAATTTAACAACATCCCTCTTCATTCCCGGCCACCAATATAAGGATTgcagatccttatacattttcgtacttcctggatgaatggaatacgaaATAGTATGGGCATCAGTCATCACTTCAAATCTCAGTGAGTCTACTGCTGGCACCCACATTCTACCTCGGTGATGAACAATTCCATCTTTGACAGTGTACAATGTACCACCCTTAGCTTCATCTCTGTTCCTCCACAACGTCAACTGTTCATCAGAAGCTTGGCCTGCACGAATTCTCTCAAGAAAACTAGGTACTACTGTTAAAGCTGCTAGAGTGCATACCTCCATTGGTTCGAATACCTCCAACCACATCCGTTCAATTTCAGCAATCAATTCCTGCTGGACTGTCAATTGGTTCAATGTCGCagacttgcgactcaatgcatctgctacagcattagccttacccggatgatagctaatgtcacagtcgtagtccttcaccaatTCCAGCCATCgactctgcctcatattcaactccttctgagtgaggaaatattttaggcttttgtgatcagtgaaaatctgacacATTTCTTCGTACAAGTAGTGTCTCCAAAGCTTCAAAGCACAAAACCACTGccgccaattcaagatcatgagtcgggtagttcctctcatgaaccttcagctgTCGAGATGCATATGCTATTACTTTATTATCCTGCATCAAAACAACTCCTAATCCACTCTTAGAAGCATCGGTATAAACCACAAAACGACCCGTGCCTTCGGGAATTGCTAGCACTGGCGCTGACATCAGTCTTTTTTTCAATTCGGCAAAGCTCTTCTCACATTGATCTGACCATACAAACTTCATACCTTTTCGAGTTAAGGAAGTCAGTGGTAGAGCTATCTTAAAGAAGTCTTGAATAAATCTcctgtagtagcctgctaaacccaaaaaACTTCGTATTTCTGTAGCATTCTTCGGAGCAACCCAATTCCGAACCGCTTCCACCTTAGACGGATCGACCTCAATCCCTTTAGCTGAAAatatatgacccaaaaatgaaatctgctctagccaaaattcacacttactgaattTAGCATACAGCTGCTTTTCTTTTAGAATCTGCAACACTGTAGTCAAGTGCTGACGATGTTCCTCCCTATTGCGAgaatagatcaatatgtcatctatgaagactatgACAAACTAACCCAAGAAAGGTTGaaacaccctgttcatcaaattcat
Proteins encoded in this window:
- the LOC140872824 gene encoding NDR1/HIN1-like protein 12, with the translated sequence MPKPGRLHRSTPHTTNPLIWCLAVICAILAVAVIIAGVVVFIGYLVIKPKVPQISVTSARLDTFYFDQANVLTVQVTIMIKSENHNAKASVSFYGTSFGLSFRGQSIAYLVADTYGLGPNSTTEFGYVSQSTPIPLNPDEADAVNWSLRRTVANFELKGSTKTRWRVGLIGSVKFWLHLNCMLQLPVNGTPIFPRCSSRSQ
- the LOC140872817 gene encoding pentatricopeptide repeat-containing protein At3g14330, producing MVVCSLCLSTNLTVTSPPKLHNQIQPLNSTLKHLSKSGKLDEAIHLLLEARQPTIESYTSLLHACISRKSLLHGQRLYLHLLESNDRKDLLKNPTLNSKFITLFSACGRLDEAFRAFRQGIEEMGCVGESVYVAMAIGFSKNGNFNDVLLVYCEMLSMGIEPGNFAFSVALKACSGLLDSGLGKSVHAQVLKAIGEPDQVVNNSLLRFYLECGTFEEVSRLFDEMPDRNVATWNALIDGFVRKHQVFEGFETFRRMQKEGVGFSWVSLTTILAACARLTSLSIGKEVHAQILKSEECPDVLVVNALLDLYAKCGAMENCRKVFDRMTSKDLTSWNTLINGYAINGWIQEAISVFKEMAEARYGVDQVTFISLLSGCSHSGMVEEGRILFDRMSSEFGIVPNLEHYACLVDMLGRAGKIEEALDVVKKMPMNPSGSIWGSLLNSCRLYGNVPLAEVIAKVLFKIERNNAGNYVMLSNIYANARMWDKVEMVRELMEKSDIKKEAGCSWVHIRDKVHSFVAGGGLGFRNTDEYRIVFYELTKEMERRGYVPDTGVVLHDINEEMKVEWVCGHSEKLATIYALIHGGSGLPIRITKNLRVCTDCHTWMKYASEVSRRRIILRDTNRFHHFNEGKCSCNDYW